The Verrucomicrobiia bacterium nucleotide sequence ACGGGACGGATTTCCCAGTCGAGGAGGTTGGTGGAGACGAAGAGGTCGATGCCGCTGCGGCCGATGGTACCGCTGACGAACACCGTGCCGTGATCGACGAAGGCGCTGCCGAACTCGTAGCCGTCGGCGAAGGGGGGCGTGGGTTTGCCGGTGGCGCGATCCACGAACCGGAAATGGTTGGTGGCTCTGTCGTTGGCCCAGTAGTCGTGGCGCACCCATTCGAAGCGCCAGAGCCGGTCCTGAAAGACGACCGGGGTGGTTTCGACGAGGTCGAGGTCGAGGGTGCCGAGCTTGCGGATCAGGGGGCGGCCTGAGGCATCGAGGGGACCGGGATCGGCGGGGGCGGCCGAAGGGTCGGGGAGGGGTTCGTTCTCGGAGGAAGGTTGGTGGGCGGCATGGCGCCAGAGGAACTCGACGATGGGGGTGGAATCTTCGAGGCCGTGGGGATGATGGCCGACGCCGGGTTTGGGGATGAGGGTGATGGGGCCGCCGAGCTGACGGTAGCGTTCGGCGACGACACCGGTGTTCTCGCGCCAGGGGACGATTTCATCGGCATCGCCGAAGACGTGAAGCAGGGGGACTTTGCGGGCGGCGAGGGGAGCGAGGTTGTCCACGGGGTTGCCGCGGTAGGAGAGGGCTTCGTCTTCGGTGGCGAAGCCATAACGTTCGAGGACGAGTTGCCAGTCGCGCGGGCTGCCTTCGCCGTCGCCGTGGCCGCCCGGCCAGCTTCGGAAGTCGCAGACGGGGGCATCGCCGTAGAGGCAGGCGACGCGGGTGGGGTTGGCGATGGCCCAGTTGTAGCAGTAGAGGCCGCCGCGGCTGAGTCCGACGAGGGCGGGCCGTAGGCCGAACTGGTGGCGGGTGGTGAGTTCGAGGTAGAGGCCGTTCCAGAGGGCAACGGCGGCGGGGCTGCCGAGCATGTCGGGGATGCCGAGGTGCACGACATGAAAACCGCGGCCGAGCAGGGCGAGGTCGGGGTCGGGCCGGTGGCCGAAGAACTCACCGTGCCAGATCCAGGGGCGGCCGGGCCGTTCCCGGTGGGGGGCGACCACCACCACGGGGCGGCCTTCCCAGAGGAAGTCGTAGCGGTCGAAGTCATTCCAGACGGAGCGGCGGCCGGGGAACGGGTTCTGAGCGAGGGTTGGCAATTCGGCCTCGATGGCGGCGACCTCGGGTTGAATCTCCTCGAGGGGACGGCCGGGGTTCATGCCGGGACGCAGGTGTCCGGTGTGGGTGAGCCAGGTGTCCTTGAGGAGGCGCTGGCGCTGGCGGACACGGTTGAGCACTTCTTCGGCGCGGGGATGAACGGCGAGGGCGGTTTCGGGATCGTCGGCCAGGACCACGCGATCCGGGAGGCCGAGGCGGCGGAGAATCTCGCGGGCGATGAGCCAGTGACCGACGGGGCCGGCATGGACGCCGTCGTCGGCGAGGCGGAAGGCGGGGTCCTCACGGCGTCGTGCATCGAGGAAGCGCTGCATGGGGCCGTGAACATCGACGACATCCCAGCCTGCGGTGCGTTGGGCGAGGAGCCATTGGGCGAAGCGGTCGAGGACGGCGTTGTAGCCTTCGTAGGGCTGGGGGTAGGCATCAAGGCCGGCGGGGAGGGTTCGGGAGCGGATCGGGACGGGATCGAAGACGGGCGGGGTGAGGTGAAGGACCCTGGCACCGGCGTCCGTGGCGGCCTGGCGGAGGCGACGGATGCCGTCCTGGAACCGGGCGAGGCGGGAGTCGTCGTGGGGATGATAGATGCCGTCGTTCATCCCGTAGCAGGCGACGATGAGGTCGGGTTTCAGGCGTTCGAGGATGCGGCCGAGGCGTTCGTGGAGGTCGGGGCGCGGAAAGGCGCCGCCGGCGTGGCCGGGTTCGGAGAGGCCGGAGACGGTTTCGCTGGGGAGACCGAGGTTGAAGAATCGGGCGCGGGTATCGGGTTCGTGGAGGCGGACGAGCGTCTCGACGAGGTCCACGTAGTCGCCGCCGTAGGTGATGCTGTCACCGAGGAAGAGGATGCGTTGGGCTTCGAAGATGGAGGCACCGGCGGGGCGGGGTTGAGCGAGGGTGGCGCGCGGGAGGACGGCGAGGAGGAGAACGAGCGCGGTGGAGAGAGAGGCGATGGCGGGAGGGGTGGGACGGGTGGGGTGCATGGTTGGGGAGCACGGCGGGGGGCGCGTGCGGGGATCAGGTGGGTGGGGGCATGAATGCGAGGGAACAGAGCCGCGAGTCCGGGCGAAGGGGTGGGGTTTAGCGGGCGCGGCGCTGCGCCCGATGAAGGGATGGAAAGAGTGGTTCAGGGAGACTGGGGAAGGGCGGCGAGGAGGAGATCGGCGCAGGTGTCGGCAAAGAGGGGATCGTTGATGGCGCAGTCGAGTTCGCGGACGGCGATGCGGGGATCGAGATGGGTTTTGAGGGTGCCGTAGAGGGCGCGGTCGGCTTCGGGATCGTGGAAGGGTCCGCCGGGGGCGCCGATGAGACTGCCGCCGCGGAGGGGCAGGACGACGGTGACCGGGCCGCGGTAGGCGTTGAGTTTTTCGGCAAGGATGCGGCCCAGGGCGGTGTTCTCGTCCGGGGTGGTGCGCATCAGGGTGACCTGGGGATTGTGCGGGTAGAAGAGGCGTCCGCGGAACCGGTCGGGGACGGTTTCCGGGGGGCCGAAGTTGACCATGTCGAGGCAGCCGGTGGAGACGACGGCGGGAATGCCGGCACGGCCGGCGGCTTCGAGTCGGGTGGGGCCGGCATTGAGGACGCCGCCGACGAGTTCGTCGGCCCACTCGGTGGTGGTGAGGTCGAGGGCGGCAGCGACCATGCCGGATTCGATGAGGGATTCGAAGGTGCGCCCGCCGGAGCCGGTGGCGGCGCAGACGACGACTTCGTAGCCTGCCTGTTCGAGGCGTTGCCGGGCGCGGTCGATGCAGGGGGTGGTGTTGCCGAACTGGGTGGCGACGATGACGGGTTTGTCGGTGGCGACAGGGGGTGGGTTGGATTCGACCATGCCGCAGATGGCGCCGGCGGCGCGGGCGAGGAGGAGGCGGGAGATGCGGTTGAGGCCGGCGACATCGACGACGGCGGGGATGAGGACGATGTCCTTGGCGCCGACGTAGGGGGCGACGTTGCCGCTGACGAGGGTGGAGACCATCACCTTGGGAAAGCCAATGGGCAGGGCGCGCATGGCGGCGGTGGCGATGGCGGTGCCCCCGCCGCCGCCGAGGGAGAGGATGCCGTGGATGCGGCCTTCGGCGGCGAGTTGGGCGACCACGATGGGCGCGCCACGGGACATGGCGGTGACGGCTTCGCCACGATCGCGGCGGGCGGCGAGCTGGGCGGGGTCGGCCTGGGCGGCGGCGGCGATCGTTTCGCGGGGGATGTGGGGGGTGAGGGTGGGTGGGGCGAGGGTGCCGACGTCGAGGATCAGCACCTCATGGCCTCGGGTGCGGATGAGGTCGGCGACGTAGGCGTGTTCGGCGCCCTTGGTGTCGAGGGTGCCGAGGACGGCGATGGTGCTCATGCGCCGGTCCAGGAGCGGTAGAGGCCGTCGATGCCGGCCTCGTCGGGAGTGCCGGCGAAGAGGACGGTGCGGTATTTGAGGTGGACGGACTGGCCGGCGGGCAGGCGCCAGGGTTGCTCGATCCAGTTGAAGGGCATGGGGGAGATCATGCCGTAGTCGCGGGTGAACCAGGGGCAGGGGGCCCAGGGGTTGGAGGGGTGATCCATGAGGGCGATGCCCTCGACCGGTTCGCCCTTGGCCTGGGTGCGCCGGCCGTAGAAGGCGCACCAGCGGGCGGGTTTGCCGAAGGTCTCGGGTTCGCCCACGCCGCCCTCGCTGGAGACGAGATGGCCGCCGCCCCAGGGAGAGATGTCGATGGCGGCGCGGATGGAGTAGAGGGCGTGGTTGGTGCGGAGGACGGTGACATCCTTGACCGCGGTCCACTCGATTTCGGCGTCGATGAGGCGATGGGACGGACTGGTCACCGAGAGGGAGAAGCGGCGGCGGTCGGTCATCTGGACTTCCTGGCCGGGCACGGCCCAGTCGCAGCGATCCTCGATGACGGCGGAGGTCTTTGTGCTTTCGACGACGCGGGGGCCGGCGGAGACGATCTGGCCGCGATCGAGATCCTCCTGCCAGTAATTGCCACCGTTGAGGCGGTCGCAGGAGAAGTACATGGAGCGGTGATGGGGCCAGGGGAGGGCGGTTTCGGACGTCAGGGAGAGGCCGGAGACGGGGCCGACGAGGGGATAGAAGTAGGGGTATTTCTGGCGGGGCTGGGCGCGGTAACTGGTGAGGGGAGCGTTGTTCCAGCGGAGCCAGATCTGGGGCCCGAGCTGGTAATGGGTCAGCTCCTCGGCGCCCGGGGGCGGGTGGCGCTGGGCGAGGGCGGGGGCGGTTCCTAGGAGGAGAGGGGCGACGGCCGCCGTGGAGGCGCGGAGGAAGTCGCGACGGGTCCAGGAGAATTGCCGGTC carries:
- a CDS encoding PmoA family protein, whose protein sequence is MHPAISHSDRQFSWTRRDFLRASTAAVAPLLLGTAPALAQRHPPPGAEELTHYQLGPQIWLRWNNAPLTSYRAQPRQKYPYFYPLVGPVSGLSLTSETALPWPHHRSMYFSCDRLNGGNYWQEDLDRGQIVSAGPRVVESTKTSAVIEDRCDWAVPGQEVQMTDRRRFSLSVTSPSHRLIDAEIEWTAVKDVTVLRTNHALYSIRAAIDISPWGGGHLVSSEGGVGEPETFGKPARWCAFYGRRTQAKGEPVEGIALMDHPSNPWAPCPWFTRDYGMISPMPFNWIEQPWRLPAGQSVHLKYRTVLFAGTPDEAGIDGLYRSWTGA
- a CDS encoding Tm-1-like ATP-binding domain-containing protein; this translates as MSTIAVLGTLDTKGAEHAYVADLIRTRGHEVLILDVGTLAPPTLTPHIPRETIAAAAQADPAQLAARRDRGEAVTAMSRGAPIVVAQLAAEGRIHGILSLGGGGGTAIATAAMRALPIGFPKVMVSTLVSGNVAPYVGAKDIVLIPAVVDVAGLNRISRLLLARAAGAICGMVESNPPPVATDKPVIVATQFGNTTPCIDRARQRLEQAGYEVVVCAATGSGGRTFESLIESGMVAAALDLTTTEWADELVGGVLNAGPTRLEAAGRAGIPAVVSTGCLDMVNFGPPETVPDRFRGRLFYPHNPQVTLMRTTPDENTALGRILAEKLNAYRGPVTVVLPLRGGSLIGAPGGPFHDPEADRALYGTLKTHLDPRIAVRELDCAINDPLFADTCADLLLAALPQSP